The Lacerta agilis isolate rLacAgi1 chromosome 14, rLacAgi1.pri, whole genome shotgun sequence sequence aagaaggaaggaatgaagttttgctgctacagttgCGCCCTGTGTCCAGAAGGAAAGATTTCCACCCAGAAGGGTAGGTTTCTCTAGATGCTTTCTGTCCATACATTTGATTATGAGTGGGAacgagcttttttgagggggggggcatttaaaaaaaaattagacaatTTTTTATTGCACTTTCTGTTAtcctttttgtggtttttaaaaatgtcctcAAAAAGGTTTCCATCAAtcaaattattataaaaaactgACTACAACCTAATGAAATTAAACAATTTACAGCCTCCCAACCTATGATTATTTCCTACATGATACTCAGTGTGACCACACACAACCCTCCCCATGGATCTCGGGGCTCAGGCTGGTTGATATGGGGAGAATCATTCTGAAAAATGACTTAATGTAGGGACAGTAGAGGGAGTAGCTCCAAATACAGTGTCTGAAAGCTGGGTGTGAGAGACTTGCCTGGCTTTTCACAATTCAGATagtggattatttggattattattttatgttgacTTGTTCTTCGTGTTTGTTGAAGGGCATTttagtatttatttcaaaaataaatgctGTTTTACAGTATTATTTGTAAAACAGTTGAAGCATTGTTTTAAAATTAAGTTGTTTGCACATTTCATATGCAATTTTTGCATTGTGATGATTGCTCTTTATTGCTTCAGATACGGATGACTGTTCCAAATGCCCAGAAGATCAGTATGCAAGCAAGGACAGAGATCGGTGCATCCTGAAACTGACAATCTGTCTGTCTTATGAGGAACCCTTAGGGATCAGTTTAGCCTTGGTTGctatttctttttccctcatcACAGTCGCAGTGTTAGGAACTTTCATTAAGCACAAAGATAcccccatagtcaaagccaacaaccgtgacatcacctacactctcctggtctccctcctgctctgcttcctctcatcTTTACTTTTTATAGGAAGACCTCAGAAGTTGACTTGCTGTCTCCGACAATCTTCCTTTGGAATCATCTTCTCTGTAGCAGTTTCATGTGTATTGGCAAAAACTATCATTGTTGTtgtagctttcatggccaccaaaccagggtccagcatgaggaagtgggtggggaaaacattggccaactccattgtccttttcTGCTCTTTGATTCAAGCAGGCATCTGTGTAGTGTGGCTAgcaacttctccctccttccccaattTGGACATGCAGTCAGTACCTACACAGATCATATTGGaatgcaatgaagggtctgtCCTCATGTTTTATCTTGTTCTGTGCTACATGGGCCTTCTGGCCATCAtcagcttcactgtggctttcCTGGCAAGGAAGTTGccagacagtttcaatgaagccaaattcatcaccttcagcatgttgacgttttgcagtgtttggttgtcatttgttccaacctacctgagcaccaaggggaaatacacggtggctgtggagatcttctccatcttagcttccagtgctgggttattAGGCTGCATCTTTGCCCCTAAATGCTTCATCATTTTGCTGAGGCCTGACTTGAACAATAGGGAGCAGCtaataagaaagaaagattagTGACTTTTTCTCCCCCCTACTCTCATTGCAATTCGAGACCCCCCCAGCAACCCCAAAAAATGAAACACAATGACACAGGATTTTAGTTTAAGTttttgggcaaaatttaggccacaactttattgaatacagaatgtgagtgTTATTGGCTTAGACATTGGAAGAATCCAAACTATATCAGACTCCCTCCCACTTTCACAGGGAATCTGATAAAGGGTGAACACTGCCAGAAGGAGCACCCCCATAGGGTCCTTACTGGCGCTCACCCCCAGTGTCCTTGTGGGGTCCTGGTCTGGCCTTAGCCCCCTCTGCGGGGTTTTGGAGAAGACCCAGGCCAACCCctagattcctttaacagaatacccttgagCTTGgaagggcaggtgatggccgcacctcccctccccacattcctctaaaccaatgcctaaccaccaaaccttacaaagttgtgatggttGCTAAGAGGtgggcaaaaaccaagtggccacaaCCAATCTACCACAttggaaaaaaattcctacccagcccccgttccaaaacaggcaaccaaccaaagtccaaagcagGGCCAGACATGTGTGGGTTGGTGTTCGGCAGCACGAAGCAAGAGAGGGTCCTCACATCACACTGCCGAATAAATACCCCCAACCTTGCCACATTGCCTATTGGGTAAAGGCCAGAGGTTTAATTGTGGCACCACCGGCTGGAGCAATGCAAAGCCCCGCCCACAAGCTGGTTGGGGAAGAGTTCCAGCGCCGTGCACAATATGGACCCTCTGTTAGGAGGATCCAACTTGTAGGCTTTAACGTTTTGGAAAACTTACTGCTTTGGTGCAAGGAGTTTGAAGTTTCTCATCATTGAATTGCATTGGAGCCTGCCGCTTTTGGCTCAATCTCGtcgtcgtcccgtcccccccacccccgctctttTCAGAATGGTGAGCAGGACAAGAGAGCTCAGAGATCACTCCTGCTGGACCCCTCAGAACCCAAAAAGGACATTTTGGGCTTTCTTGGTGGTGCACAGTGCGCAATGCTTCTCCCAAAACCCTCACGATGAGCAAGCCATTCACGGAGAACAGAGCACACCGTCCAACACTATTCCGTGGCAACCTTGAAGTCGTtcacatttcttaaagctacaacttTAAGAAAGCTACAACTTTCTGAGCAGTGTCTTGATTCTCAAAGGAACACAtatcctgggtgagtgcctgggaccccctggaatcttgccatAGCTTGGCAGGGATTCAGAGTGGCATTCAATTTGTAACAAAACTATTTGAATTACACTGCCCTTTTTACCAGCTTAACTTATGCTGGGTTGGCAGGTCACGTGACTGAGCTGAACATATTACGTAGACAGCCTAAGTCTCCCCTCTCAGGTCCCACCACACTCTCAAAAGTCCCTTCTTGGGGACTTCCCCCAGCCTGGGCTCAGTTAGCTGAGCCAAAACAGAGCCAGGCCAAACAAATGTTGTGAATTTTTGGGTGAACCAGGATTGGAGACATCTCTGAAAAGTGTTATTTTGGGGTGCTGGCTCCCGGCCTATTATGGCCATACAGAGGGCTGCGGGAAAACTCAAAACGTGTTTATTCAGAGCAAGGGCACCAAGCTGGTCATATACACAGGGTACATGATACCCCCCCTCAAATTAATATTTTGGTCATTCAGGTCCCATAGGTTCTGGGGCCACACAGTAATTGCACACTGTCAAAGGCAATTAGACAAAAATATAGAAAGGACACAATGCACCCTTAAAATATGGTTCAGTCCAGTACCTCATGATAACAGTTTTGGGGGGAATTCTAAAGTAATCTTAAAGGAGGTAGGATTTCTATTGAAACAAAGGTGTGCCCTTGCTACTTTTTCGCTTAACAAATTGAATaccctatattattattattattattattattattattattattattattattattattattatgtcataGTGTGGTATAAAGCTTATGCCATTCAAATATaatcaaaatgttaaaaataccGTTGTTGAACACTGTTCCTTTCTGGAGTTCAGTTCCTATGGGGATCTCTTTGCCACCTGCTACTTGTGCCACAGGGAACAGTGGAGACTTATTATCAGATCTGGAAAAGGAACTAACATGTTTAcaatggggagggtgggggaaggaatgcTACTCGGGACCCAAATGCTAAAACACTGATTATTGACCACTGGGATCATGGAAACCCTCATGACTTCTTCACCTGCCCAAAGGAAACTAGAAAACAATCGACAAGTAAGTCTGAAAAGGATTATAAATACTCCCTCTGTGCCATGTGCAGCTGAGAGCGGGGACAAGAGGTAGGCAGGGCTCTGTCATTTTTGTTTCAGAAGTGAAACTTCTTTATCCCAGCTTTATTCCGGTTTACATCAGCCAGACCTGAAATTTGAAAATATCTGCTAGTACTGAAGTCATGCATTTGTATCTCTATCAAACCCAAGGCTGATCTATTTCTCTTAGGACAGGTATTGCGAGAATTATCTACCAACCAATGTAGCCTGTTAAATCTGGCAGTGCCTGCTGATGAACAGAGCAGAGCCTCAATCTAGAGGGAAGCTTCGCTGATGGGATGCTTTGCCTTCTGATGCTCTTACCTTTGCTGGCTGCTATGGCGTCCAAAGTAGATACTCTGGAGTGTGTTGAATATGATCCCCACCCTGTCCCACACGAGTGGTTCCAGACAGGAGCTCTCTTCATTGGTGAAATTGCTTCTCTGGTAGTTTATCATCCAAATGAGTTTTCCTTCAAAGAAGATCCTTATCAGAATATGTTTGATGTTCCAGAGTAAGGAACTGCTTCTTTTGCTCTGCATGTTCTAAAGCTGTttagatcacacacacaaaaattaattaAGTGACAGAATGCCCCCCCCCGCAAATAAAGTGTAGGCTTAGCCAACCATATTCAGACTGTGTGTCTTTtgcattgtctctctctctctccccccattcACTTTTCTATAGTGAGAactgtttccatttttgaatgtGACAAGAGTTTTGGGAGACAGattgcatttttctttatttGGACCAAATTTCCATGTAGGCAGATGCATGTAACTTTTCTGTGGTACACCTAAACAGGAAAGACTGGGGGAAAGGGtgattcaattaaaaaaattcaaagtcAGTCCTGTCACACTTAAGGGGGGGATGCTTCCATGAGAACTATTCTCTTTTTACCTAAGATGTGAATGCCAAAGTTGGTTAGGTATAGATAGTTTATGTACTATTTTTTAATGCTAACAACCAGGAAATGAAAATGAGATTAAAACAAAGCCGAATTTGTTGATCAGCAAGCAAACTGCTTGAAGTTGGGCTTTCGTTGCTGTATTCACAGTAGAGCCCCAATGGTCAGATCCTGCATTTTCCTCTATTTTATTGCAGTTTTTCTGTTGCGTCATTCTACCAGGATAAATTTCTTATGTTCTTGGATTTTTGTAATAACCTGTGTACTATGTTCTTTTAATTTATCTACTTGAATCTGTCAACTGAGGATGCACAAAAAGTCTGCTGATAATACCAATTATCCTTGATAGACAAAGGGATGATTAAATTCTACCTCTGTATGCAGAACGGTGACAAAAttctaccagcacatccttgccttggcatttgctgtgaACGAAATCAACGAAAACCCTAAGATCCTACCCAATGTCACACTTGGATTCCATATCTATGATAGCTACTATGATGCAAGGATGACTTATCGTACCACTTTGGAGGTGCTCTTCAGATCACACAGATTTGTCCCCAACTACCAGTGTGACAGACAGAAAAACCTCATGGCTATCATAGGGGCACTTGGCTCTGAGACCTCTAACTTTATGGCAGATATTATAAGTTCCTATAAGGTTCCGCAGGTAGGaattctctctctatatatttaaATTTGTGTGAGAGACTGATTTAGGCTCTTCTTTCTTATGCTGAACTTGATTTTGTAGTTCAATAAGAGTGAATTCACAAAAGCAGCGTTATTCCAGGTAACATCAACCTAATACCTAATctgaggtattttatttattcttctatTAGTACTTAACATTGATTATTACTTTTTTGGCATTTACTTGTCCGTGACCTCTTTGAGTTGTTGGCGTATTTTaatcctgcctttaaaaaatagtGCTGcctttagattccccccccctttaatactGGTTTCAAAGTATGCCTTTGTTTAaatattgtaagccactttgaattACCTTGATAAGAAAGCAACCAATAAatagttgtaataataataataataataataataataataataataataatatgttctaGATTCTTGGGGAAATTCCACCAGAAGTGTTATCTTTAACTCTAGGCTCCCAAAGATGGTTTAAAGAAATAATGGTTGTATAATCGGGAGCATAAAGTCACTCTTAACAGTTCCCTACAATATCCCTACTTTTTTCCCCCCAGCTCACATATGGCTCATTTGCCCCACAAGAGAATCATATCACACAAAAGCCATCCTTTTTTCGTCTGGTGCCAAATGAAACCCAGCTGTATATGGGGATTATCCGGTTACTCCAATATTTCAAATGGACATGGGTTGGGCTTCTTCTGGTTGATAATAGCAGTGGCGAACATTTCTTGCAGACGCTGGAACAATTGTTTTCCCAATATGGGATCTGTTCAGCATTCATAGAAAGAATACCACAAATAGCTCACTGGGATAACTTGGAGGAACTTGGTAATATAGCCAgaaatgtttgtttatatttcaaGGATAAGAAAGTGATTACATTTATTATATATGGAGAATTATTGACTATACCATGGCTGAGAACTATTATATTTATACGAGACACTGGAAATGAGAAGAACACACCACTCAAAAAGGTGTGGATTATGACAACCCAGGTAGATTTACTATTAACTGGCCATCAAAAGGGCTGGGGGCTCCAGATGTTCCAAGGTGCAATTTTATTTACAATCCACTCCAAAGAGATTGTGGGGTTTAGAGAATTTATTCAGACCATGAAACCTTATGGGCCACAGACAGATGGTTTTCTGAAGGACTTTTGGGAGGAAGCTTTTGACTGTGTGCTTCCTAACCCCAATGTGGCAATGGATGTTGACCAAACATGTACTGGAGAGGAGAGTCTGGAGAGTCTTTCTGGGCCACACTTTGAGCTCCTCATGACTGGCCATAGTTATAGTATCTATAATGGTGTTTATGCCGTGGCTCATTCTTTGCACGTTATGGGCTTGTCTCGATCCAAGCAGAGAGCCAATGAGAAAGGTTTCAGTACTGATCTTCAAGATGTTcagccttggcaggtaatgtCCCTACaatgaagtatttttttatttcaataaacaAATTAGTAGAAGGTGAGACTATATTCAGCTTTCTCCTGCAATAATCTCTGAGGAAATGAAGTTGGGCATTTTATTGGTAGGAAGCATTTTATAGTTTTATGTTTCTTTAGGCATCTGAAGTATGAATATACAAAGCAGGATGAATTCCACAATCCCTGGCATTTAGTCATGCTGAATGCatggtgagaattgtagtccaacaacttttaGAAGTCACTATCTGACATAAGATGAACTCTCCAATTTGTTTACATGgcacattcttttatttattccttcTCTCTTAGCTCCATCACTTTCTTCACAAGATTTCATTTAACAACTCAGCTGGGGAAACCATTTCCTTTAATGACAAATGGGAAATGGGAGGTGGCTTAGACATCATAAACATGGTCATATTTCCAAATAACTCTTTCCAGAGAGTGAAAGTTGGTTGGATTGACCCAGATGTTCCTGAAGGAGAAGAACTCATCATTCATGAAGATATAATTGTTTGGCACAGTGGTTTCAACCAGGTATGGATTCTGGCATGGCTGGATGATGACATGGACTGAAGCAGCTGCAGTCAATGGCATTATAGCCCAGGGCTGCCTTGCTGCATGTCCAGGCAGTATTCTGCTTGATCATGCCAAGAGAAAATAATGCAGCACTGGTTACAAGTCCCcggggactacaattctcaccatGCATTCAGCACTTGTCTTGCCAATCACCGGAactgattgaaacaaaaataacattcttggtaatacattcatttttatagtcAACACTCTACCTAACAGTGAAAGTTTCATTCCCTCCCaaatttgcaaatttcttttaatatcTTCCCAGGTTTTTAACTAATTATCATTATACAGATTTATATTATTTGCTGTTAACCACACACCTAGATAATTGACCTTCCTTTCAATATTTAGAGCTGACACATTTGTAATATATTTTTACTCtcatcattcttttcttttttttttaccaagagTTGCTACATGTCTACATTTTTTAATCTCTTGTAATACTTACAGGATGGACTCTATTGGTTATTCTACAGATATCACCATGTCGTCTGTGGAAAATTTTAATTTACATTGTCTCTGTCCCACTCTTATGCCTTTAATTTCTTGATTCCATGTTATTCCTTGCGCCAATACTTCTAAAACTGATATAAACAATGTGGGTGACAACGGGCAGCCTTGTCTCATTCCTTTAGTTATTTTGCAATTCTCAGCCAGGACTTTATTTACTTTCAGATTTTATTCTATGCAGATCAATACCTGCTTCCTGGAGGGGACCTCCTCTTTACGGCCCTGATGTGAAGCCAGTTGATATActcttattaaatatatatatataattttttttacctTGTCCAAATTGGTCCAAATTCCTGTTACTTTTAAAGTCACTGCTTTAATGGCAGCACTTGAGGCATCTTGCTGTGAAGTCTCGATTGCGCTGTGTGTCTGCGCTCAATCTTGGAGCTCCCATGGCTCCTTCCAGAACTTTGGTGGGCTCCTAAAGAGCATTCTCCAACACTGCTGGACACCAGATTTTCTTTTCGGGCTTTTTAGAGAAGGTGCTTTGCCCATGCTCCCTTCCGCAGAAATCGGGTCACTCAGGATGAGCGATCCCTGTCACCCACCATAGCCCACAGAAGACCTGGAAGTCCCTAAACCATGACTGAAATCTTTGACTCAACTCTGATCACAGAGATAACTGTATATCAACACATCCATTGCCTGGAGAAAGAATTCCTTGGTTCacattgaattattttttttattttctttctttcctattgGTTTCCCTAGTGATTAGTATGTgtgtgggcattgccattcaaatggagtTGTGTGGGACTTACTTAcccaccccatattttattcaagttggcacccctgatttgTATTATCAGAGGTGTTTTCCTGAATGTCCAATAGAGTGTCACTATATCCTTAAATTATCTGAGGTTTAGGGCAAGATCAACAACTGAAATATCTCTCTTTCTATTTTAATCTCCCTTTGTAACACCTTTCATGGTTATTGATAGGTGATGCCCATTTCTTTGTGCAATGACTACTGCCACCCTGGTaaccagaagaaaaggaaggaaggggagaagttttgctgctatgattgcacTCCATGTCCAGAAAGGAAGATTTCCAATCAGCTGGGTAGGTTATGTAGTACCCCAATGTTTCCATCACACAGGGCAAATTTAAAGAGTTGTGTCAGATGactatttaaaagtaaaaaacaacaacaacaaacttctgAACATTTCAAAGCAATATTCCATTCACTGGGAGCAGAAAGTCTGCAAAttctatatacagtcatacctctgtaCAGGCAAGTACctgtacaacttttagaagacatctaaagacaGCTGAGTATagggaagggttaaaaaaaaacccgctTAATAttctatcatgtttttatatatgttggaagccgcctacaTATAAGGCtgaggtaacccagtcagatgggtgggattgaattattattattattattgaataggatgtccctaatttcattggagaaatgttggagagtatgcctGTGGCATAGTCCTCcaaggcctggggcaagtgtatGCAGTAGCCCTTCCCCTCTGCACAGGTCTGGTAATAAGATATCTCTATATTCTCTTGCATAGTGGAAGGGGACCAGAAAAGTGTCAAAGGTCCCAAGGAAAGACTTGCATGGGGAAAATGTCACTTGCTCAAGGAAGGAACATACAGTATTACTCCAAGGTTTCATCTTTTGAAAATATGCAGCACtaattaaaaaacccacaatgaGTCTACAGAATGATTTAAGACATTGAAGAGTCACTGAGCTGCCTCAAGATGTCTTCTTAACAGCATAGTGGAATTTAGGATTGCGAATGCTTTACCTGAATCGCTTCATTTGACTTGTGATTTAGGAAGTACACAGAGCTTATGCACACTCCAGATAAGCAGAATTGAGACAATATGAATTTGTGTGACGGCTGTCACACTCGAAACCATCCAACAAAGGTTATACATGTTGTAATTGATATATACTAGGTAGAGTGGAGAACAGTTCATAGGCAACAAATACTGATATGAgaaatttccatttatttattttttagatatGGATGTCTGTTTCACATGCCCAGAAGATCAATTTCCAAGTAAGGAGAAAGATGAATGTTTGCCTAAAATCATAAACTTTCTTtcttatgaagaacctttaggAATCACTTTAGCCTTCGTTGCTGTTTCTCTTTCCATTAACGCAGCCTTGGTGTTAGCAGTTTTCATTAAGCACAAGGATacacccattgtcaaagccaacaaccgaggCCTCACCTATaccctcctcatctccctcctgctctgcttcctctcttcaTTGCTTTTCCTCGGCAAACCTGgcaaagtgacctgccttctccgacaaacagtgtttggcatcatcttctcagtggctgtttcttgtgtattggccaaaaccatcactgtAGTGATAGCTTTCATGGCCACAAAGCCAGGATCCAGCATGAGGAAGTGGATGGGGAGAAGACAGGGACAGTCTGTTGTTCTTTCCTGTTCCCTCATTCAAGCAAGTATTTGTACCTTGTGGTTGGCAACCTCTCCGCCATTCCCTGATTTAGACATGCGCTCGGTAACTGGAGAAATCCttgtgcaatgtaatgaagggtcagtcaccatgttttactgtgtcttgggctacatgggcttcttGGCCGTTTCCAGCTTCACTGTGGCATTCCTAGCCCGCAAGTTACCAgatagttttaatgaagccaagttcattacattcagcatgttggtcttttgcagcgtgtggttgtcctttgttccaacctacctgagTACAAgagggaaatacatggtagctgtggagattttctccatcttagcctccagtgctgggttactgggctgcatcttcaCCCCTAAATGTTACATCATTGTGTTTAGGCCCCAACAGAACAAGAGAGAACAACTAATTAGGAGAATGTTTTAAGAATCCACCTTGTTTATTTCTGGAGCAGGTGGGACAAGATCATAAATTCCCGAATTGAAACAGTTACGAAGTCGTAAAGATTCGAACCAGAAAGAAGACTTATTTTGATGTAAAATATGGTGGGGGGGGgcctttaccttttctttatATATACCATGTTTGCTACATAAATGAttcggcaatccccccccccctgaatgcTAATAAACTGACAAAGGGCAAGAGGAGATAAAAGAGAACGGGATTATATTTATGGATTACAATGAAAGATAGAACTGTATGGGGAAATTGAAATGGATTTAAGCACTGAACGGAATAACTTTCTCTGTATTACTATGGGAGGAGATTGCACTTTGGGCTTTGGAGACTTGCCAAGGCTTTGGTGGGATACCGGATCATTATTGAGAGagttgaaggagaaggagaagctggaGACTTGTCAGAGTTTGGGTGGGGGACCAGATTACTCCCTTTCTAGActtgaacaattaaaaaaatggcATGTGAAAGAGTTGAAATTACAGCCTCACTCTCTGGGAACAAAGGACAAGAAAGAGTGGAAGTAGCGATGCTGTGCAGGA is a genomic window containing:
- the LOC117058913 gene encoding vomeronasal type-2 receptor 26-like, whose protein sequence is MASKVDTLECVEYDPHPVPHEWFQTGALFIGEIASLVVYHPNEFSFKEDPYQNMFDVPETVTKFYQHILALAFAVNEINENPKILPNVTLGFHIYDSYYDARMTYRTTLEVLFRSHRFVPNYQCDRQKNLMAIIGALGSETSNFMADIISSYKVPQLTYGSFAPQENHITQKPSFFRLVPNETQLYMGIIRLLQYFKWTWVGLLLVDNSSGEHFLQTLEQLFSQYGICSAFIERIPQIAHWDNLEELGNIARNVCLYFKDKKVITFIIYGELLTIPWLRTIIFIRDTGNEKNTPLKKVWIMTTQVDLLLTGHQKGWGLQMFQGAILFTIHSKEIVGFREFIQTMKPYGPQTDGFLKDFWEEAFDCVLPNPNVAMDVDQTCTGEESLESLSGPHFELLMTGHSYSIYNGVYAVAHSLHVMGLSRSKQRANEKGFSTDLQDVQPWQRVKVGWIDPDVPEGEELIIHEDIIVWHSGFNQVMPISLCNDYCHPGNQKKRKEGEKFCCYDCTPCPERKISNQLDMDVCFTCPEDQFPSKEKDECLPKIINFLSYEEPLGITLAFVAVSLSINAALVLAVFIKHKDTPIVKANNRGLTYTLLISLLLCFLSSLLFLGKPGKVTCLLRQTVFGIIFSVAVSCVLAKTITVVIAFMATKPGSSMRKWMGRRQGQSVVLSCSLIQASICTLWLATSPPFPDLDMRSVTGEILVQCNEGSVTMFYCVLGYMGFLAVSSFTVAFLARKLPDSFNEAKFITFSMLVFCSVWLSFVPTYLSTRGKYMVAVEIFSILASSAGLLGCIFTPKCYIIVFRPQQNKREQLIRRMF